One region of Salvelinus namaycush isolate Seneca chromosome 3, SaNama_1.0, whole genome shotgun sequence genomic DNA includes:
- the ccni2 gene encoding cyclin-I isoform X1, producing MYKCACCRRTYLHFERWWRTLAGTKVTMKNPGVAENQRLVALLEDALGREMRLWKVPIFKNSCIQGTDITPFQLQDVILWLGEMCRLFNFCQETFALGGCVLNRLLATVKAPPKYLKCIAFTSLILSAKINEEDEVIGSVKGLVVQSGCNFSTAEILRMERIILDKLNWDLYTATPIDFIHIFHALLISGHPHLSSVGAHSQKRPCLQAALWTRQVQHCMACHQLSQFKGSTLALAIITLELERLTPDWFSVFTDLLKKAQIQSTEFIHCKEMVDEYLTSLEFSLPANAVYIFDSTKMTKLQDEVSWEPAGKPGLGQTRSGKGSQGEGDTDKFYDGFRCLYNEGLALEVVGDSDTNILHEAHQKNVSPCPPLHPAVS from the exons ATGTACAAATGCGCCTGTTGTCGAAGAACATATCTGCATTTCGAAAG GTGGTGGAGAACCCTGGCCGGCACCAAGGTCACAATGAAGAACCCAGGAGTTGCAGAGAACCAACGGTTGGTGGCGTTATTGGAGGATGCACTGGGCAGGGAGATGCGCCTCTGGAAAGTGCCAATCTTCAAGAACAGCTGCATTCAA GGTACTGACATTACCCCTTTCCAACTGCAAGATGTGATCCTGTGGCTGGGTGAAATGTGCAGACTGTTCAACTTCTGTCAAGAAACATTTGCTCTTGGAGGCTGTGTTCTGAATAGACTTCTAGCAACAGTGAAG GCCCCGCCCAAATACCTGAAGTGTATCGCCTTCACCTCTCTGATTCTCTCAGCAAAAATCAATGAGGAGGATGAG GTGATTGGATCAGTCAAGGGCCTTGTTGTGCAGAGCGGATGCAacttttcaacagcggagattctTCGCATGGAGAGGATCATACTAGATAAGCTGAACTGGGACCTGTATACCGCAACGCCAATCGACTTCATTCACATT TTCCATGCCCTGTTGATCTCTGGCCATCCCCACCTTTCGTCTGTGGGTGCTCATTCTCAGAAGAGGCCTTGCCTCCAGGCGGCATTGTGGACTAGGCAGGTGCAGCACTGTATGGCCTGCCACCAGCTATCACAGTTCAAGGGCTCCACACTAGCCTTGGCCATCATTACCTTGGAGTTGGAGAGGCTCACCCCAGACTGGTTCTCAGTCTTCACCGATCTGCTGAAGAAAGCACAG ATTCAGAGCACGGAGTTCATCCACTGCAAGGAGATGGTGGACGAATACCTCACCAGCCTGGAGTTCTCCCTACCAGCCAATGCAGTGTACATATTTGACAGCACCAAGATGACCAAGCTTCAGGATGAGGTGTCCTGGGAGCCTGCGGGCAAACCGGGTCTCGGGCAGACCAGGAGTGGAAAGGGAAGCCAGGGGGAGGGGGATACAGACAAGTTCTACGATGGTTTTAGGTGCCTATACAACGAGGGGTTGGCTCTGGAGGTCGTCGGGGACAGTGATACTAATATCCTCCATGAGGCCCACCAGAAGAATGTGTCCCCCTGCCCACCTCTCCACCCTGCTGTGAGCTAA
- the ccni2 gene encoding cyclin-I isoform X2, with protein sequence MRLLSKNISAFRKVVENPGRHQGHNEEPRSCREPTGTDITPFQLQDVILWLGEMCRLFNFCQETFALGGCVLNRLLATVKAPPKYLKCIAFTSLILSAKINEEDEVIGSVKGLVVQSGCNFSTAEILRMERIILDKLNWDLYTATPIDFIHIFHALLISGHPHLSSVGAHSQKRPCLQAALWTRQVQHCMACHQLSQFKGSTLALAIITLELERLTPDWFSVFTDLLKKAQIQSTEFIHCKEMVDEYLTSLEFSLPANAVYIFDSTKMTKLQDEVSWEPAGKPGLGQTRSGKGSQGEGDTDKFYDGFRCLYNEGLALEVVGDSDTNILHEAHQKNVSPCPPLHPAVS encoded by the exons ATGCGCCTGTTGTCGAAGAACATATCTGCATTTCGAAAG GTGGTGGAGAACCCTGGCCGGCACCAAGGTCACAATGAAGAACCCAGGAGTTGCAGAGAACCAACG GGTACTGACATTACCCCTTTCCAACTGCAAGATGTGATCCTGTGGCTGGGTGAAATGTGCAGACTGTTCAACTTCTGTCAAGAAACATTTGCTCTTGGAGGCTGTGTTCTGAATAGACTTCTAGCAACAGTGAAG GCCCCGCCCAAATACCTGAAGTGTATCGCCTTCACCTCTCTGATTCTCTCAGCAAAAATCAATGAGGAGGATGAG GTGATTGGATCAGTCAAGGGCCTTGTTGTGCAGAGCGGATGCAacttttcaacagcggagattctTCGCATGGAGAGGATCATACTAGATAAGCTGAACTGGGACCTGTATACCGCAACGCCAATCGACTTCATTCACATT TTCCATGCCCTGTTGATCTCTGGCCATCCCCACCTTTCGTCTGTGGGTGCTCATTCTCAGAAGAGGCCTTGCCTCCAGGCGGCATTGTGGACTAGGCAGGTGCAGCACTGTATGGCCTGCCACCAGCTATCACAGTTCAAGGGCTCCACACTAGCCTTGGCCATCATTACCTTGGAGTTGGAGAGGCTCACCCCAGACTGGTTCTCAGTCTTCACCGATCTGCTGAAGAAAGCACAG ATTCAGAGCACGGAGTTCATCCACTGCAAGGAGATGGTGGACGAATACCTCACCAGCCTGGAGTTCTCCCTACCAGCCAATGCAGTGTACATATTTGACAGCACCAAGATGACCAAGCTTCAGGATGAGGTGTCCTGGGAGCCTGCGGGCAAACCGGGTCTCGGGCAGACCAGGAGTGGAAAGGGAAGCCAGGGGGAGGGGGATACAGACAAGTTCTACGATGGTTTTAGGTGCCTATACAACGAGGGGTTGGCTCTGGAGGTCGTCGGGGACAGTGATACTAATATCCTCCATGAGGCCCACCAGAAGAATGTGTCCCCCTGCCCACCTCTCCACCCTGCTGTGAGCTAA